CCCCTGAGTTAGCCTTTAAGATGCTTACCAATTGGAATAAAGATACCGTAAATCAACATTTTGCTATGGAGTGTTCCATGTTTCCGTTACTTTGTTTACAGCATTTGCCTTTTTTGCTCGATGGCTACGACAAACTCAATTTTGAAGGTAAACAACTATCTACATTACCTCCCCAAATAGGGGAAGTAAAGCATTTGAGAACCCTTATTTTGAGCAATAATAGTTTGAGTGTGCTCCCCGACAAACTAGGATGCCTTAAGACTTTGGTTAACCTTGATTTGGGGACAAATCTATTGAAAAAGTTTCCAGGAGTGTTGGGGCAACTTACCAACTTATATACTTTAAGGCTTGAAGGCAACGA
Above is a window of Microscilla marina ATCC 23134 DNA encoding:
- a CDS encoding leucine-rich repeat domain-containing protein, which produces MKDNTLEDVSHIKQLLFSDTPELAFKMLTNWNKDTVNQHFAMECSMFPLLCLQHLPFLLDGYDKLNFEGKQLSTLPPQIGEVKHLRTLILSNNSLSVLPDKLGCLKTLVNLDLGTNLLKKFPGVLGQLTNLYTLRLEGNEISSLPPIIGSLARLISLNLNDNKITSFPEEFKQLTHLKQLEIINNPLPKSEIEKVQEWLPDCEVSYLKF